The Erigeron canadensis isolate Cc75 chromosome 1, C_canadensis_v1, whole genome shotgun sequence genome segment CCCACTAATTTTATTTGGGATAaatatcttgtaatgtaacaaactttgaatgaatgtttatagtagaaaataattaaagttgtgtgtattgtatgtaaataacttgaataatgtttattgtatgtaagaaaatgtattcaaccaattaaaatctaacAAGTGACACCTATATATGGTTgacacgtatgttttcttacatataataaacatttttttgagttgtttacatacaatacatacaactttagttatttcctactatagacattcgtccaaagtttgctACATTACAGTATATTTATCTCATTTCCTTTTGATAAACCTTTTTGAACTTCTCATAAAGAGTCCACAAGTTAGCTTATTTGCAGAAAGCCTAACATTATTCCTTTCTCCTTTTGGCCTCTCTTGGCCACCCTAGATGTAGCTTTCATATCTCCACTGAAATACTGAATCCCCATTCCTAAACATTAGTTTAATTAAAACGATGGAGTCGCTCAAATACCACAGAATCCTTTAGTAAATGTTAACTTGAAACACGAAGTTTTGTACCAAATTTTACAACCAACCTTTTGCAAAAGATGGTATAAAAGTTAGTATATACTTGTTGGATCTCATATTCTCATGCTTTTGGTTCTATagttttaattgatatattaggtGTCATTAGTTATTAGGCCTTCCAATTAACAACCAATTAATAGTTTCAATTGATATACAAGAGGCGTCATGATTTCCCCCGTCCGACCAACCGTGAGCACACCAGCTCCACACGAGGGCTAGCATGAGTTAAACTTAACGCTTTCAACCGTGATTTATACTCGAGCATTATTAACCGTTTCAATCTCAATATTTGAGGGCCCTTATTATGAAACCGTGAACATGACAATCTTCCATGAGTCTATCAATCATTAATCATACATCGTGTTAGTAACACATCAACCATTTATACCATCATATCACTCAATTATCACAATCATCATAGCATGCATACCATTGTTAACTACATTTTAAGGCATTCACACATGGAAATCAACCACAAGCGCTCACATTAGTTCCCAAGTGTTAATAAGCATATGAAGGGGGCTTTAACAATGGTTTATTATGCAACATAACTTATCGTTGTGTCTTCCGTGTCAAAAGGTAGTTATATTACCTCTACGAGTTCCACACAAAATCACAACAAGTGTACTGTGCTCAAGGAATGTTCTAGTCAGGAGCGTCGCTCAAAAGTGACTGAGCGCCGCTCTAATATGGTGACCCTCAAAAGCCCTGCTCACCTTGTCGTTCAGCTATTTGAGCTTCGCCCACTAATTAAGCCTAATGTACCCAAACCTTGATTTTTCACCACCCAAATCAATACCCAACAATTCCAACTCTTACGAATGACTTATACACATGAAAATATATTGATTAAGCGTATCTAAGAAGCATTATTGTATCTATATTTATGTTACACATGCATTTCAAATGAACAAGACAAATGCATATTTGAGATTCAGCTTATATAACGCCATGAAAATCACATATATGGTTAAAGACCGTACGTATTTTGATACTATCATTGGTTAATATACCTAAAGATTCATGATTCTGCCTTCATGTAACTTGTTCTAATTTCTATATTAATACCAAAAAAGTAACCATtcacgatatatatatatataattaatccgTACATCGTACTCGTATTAtgaatagtttttataattagtAACACTTTAATGAAGCATCACATTAATCATCGAAACCATAATAAataattacttaataatttaaacAACTAACAGCGCCAAGAATCAACTAACGCTCAAAGAGTAGAATTTGACCATTTACAAACGACaaagttgaagtcaaagacaaaaTGTCTACTATATCATCGGTATGGATCATGAAGTGCCGACTGTTTACATAACCAAAAAGTTATCTCGGCAAACATGTCAAAAAAAAGTTCTTGATACAAGTATGTATATAGAGAAAAATAACTGGGAATGGATTCTTTCAAATTATCCAACTTGACTAATTAAGTTGGGTAAATCTTCACCCTTGATTTAAAAACAAGAGTTAAGATTAAAAGATGATTATTCAATCTTAACCgttgattttaaatcaagggtcaagattactCTAAGTTGACTCATTAAGTTATTAATAAGGGAATCCTTTCCCAAAATACATTGGTATTTCAGAATTTAAACTCtaaaaaaagatgatgaaactAATACCTCTCACCCACTCTATGCTATACATGAAATTACCCAACTTATGGAACTAAAGTTAGAActcaaaaattattattagaaaGCCAAACCCATCAAATTATTAGACTAAATTATCCCTTAATCCCATAGATTCTTCCTCCTTGTTTGCGgctttaattaacttacacttttctTCCTTAATTTCTTCGCAATCACCATCGTCACGATCAACAaaaaaaccaccaccaccaccgtgaGTTAGCTCTTTAGCTCTTTGTGCTTCGATATCCCAATTTGTGCGACCCAAAACCACCAACATCGCCACCACACATGACATTTGTGCCACCAACAACCCGAGCCACAACCCTTGAAAATCATATCCCATAATGAATCCTAAAACTAGTGCCACCGGCATTCCAACTAGATAAAAACATCCTAGATTAATATTCGCCCCGATTCTTGGCCTAGCTGTCCCTCTTAGTACGCCACAACCCGTTGTTTGTGGACAATTGCCAAGCTCACTTAATCCTATGATAGGTAAAACCAAGGTTGTTAAAGCTATGATCTCTTTGTCTTGAGTGAACATAATAGCCCATAAGTTACGTACACCAAATGTGAACAAAAGAGCCGAAAATCCAAATATGAAACTACAACATAACCCCACAATGGCTGCAAGTTTGGCCTTATTTGGTCTACCGGCGCCTAACTCGTTACTAACTCTAGTTGACACACTAAAGCTTAAAGAtgatggaaatatatatatcaaagcgGTCATTTGTATAAGAATCCCCATTGATCCCACGGTGGCTTTCGGGTTCATAAGTAGCCCACAAAGCAAAATCATGATCTCATACCACCACCATTCGAGACAAACCGAAATGCAACTTGGAATAGCTAAGTTTAATAGCGAATTCCACCCGGTAAAACATTTTCTAGAGAGACCTCTCCATGTGGTTTTGTAGACACCGGATATTATTATGTAAATGATTAATGAAAAAACTAAGTTGAAATTAGTGACAACACTACTAATTGCAACACCTTGGATTCCCCATTCAAGTTTTGTGACAAGAAAATAGTTGATGGGA includes the following:
- the LOC122585735 gene encoding protein DETOXIFICATION 49-like, which encodes MCQQTSSPPYVKCNPSHNNSDIFNPLIPNNHQNIQITTFHPTLEFNSHKSHITSLAIKEAIAIAQITIPMILTGILMYSRSMISMLFLGHLGELSLAGGSLAIGFANITGYSILSGLAMGMEPICGQAFGAGKHSRLGLCLQRTIILLLSTSIPICFLWINIRKILLFFGQDQEIATMAQTYLLYNIPDLLAQSFLHPIRIYLRSQSITLPLTFCAFLSIFLHIPINYFLVTKLEWGIQGVAISSVVTNFNLVFSLIIYIIISGVYKTTWRGLSRKCFTGWNSLLNLAIPSCISVCLEWWWYEIMILLCGLLMNPKATVGSMGILIQMTALIYIFPSSLSFSVSTRVSNELGAGRPNKAKLAAIVGLCCSFIFGFSALLFTFGVRNLWAIMFTQDKEIIALTTLVLPIIGLSELGNCPQTTGCGVLRGTARPRIGANINLGCFYLVGMPVALVLGFIMGYDFQGLWLGLLVAQMSCVVAMLVVLGRTNWDIEAQRAKELTHGGGGGFFVDRDDGDCEEIKEEKCKLIKAANKEEESMGLRDNLV